One genomic window of Rhodospirillaceae bacterium includes the following:
- a CDS encoding ATP-grasp domain-containing protein, with translation MFKKVLIANRGAVAARIIRALKKLGIPSAAVYSEADAAAPYLKEADEALLIGPGPAKESYLNQDALFKAIEDSGADAVHPGYGFLSENAGFARALENRDVAFIGPSPDWLEKMGDKVESRKLMAEYGVPMLVASPLLPDDEAAIIAEGERIGFPLLIKATGGGGGIGMQPVTEPKKLVKAVGRARALAERTFSNDGVYLEKLLERPRHIEFQVVADKHGNACTVFERDCSVQRRYQKVIEESPAPAVDEKSLSALAETICKAVQTMGYDNIGTVEMLRGEDGSFTFLEMNTRLQVEHGVTEEVTDVDLVVAQIRSAAGDKLSDIFETEPESKGHAVQARVYAEDPIKFFPSPGHLETFRPPAGEGIRVETGYAEGMDVTPFYDPMIAKVIARAEDRKTAITRLRDALAVFSISGPKTNIPFLLEVLDSEEFQSGQVHTGLAIDLRS, from the coding sequence ATGTTTAAAAAAGTTCTGATTGCCAACCGAGGGGCCGTCGCGGCGCGAATCATTCGAGCCTTAAAAAAACTGGGTATTCCGTCAGCCGCTGTGTATTCAGAAGCCGATGCAGCTGCCCCCTATTTGAAGGAAGCCGACGAAGCGTTGCTGATTGGTCCCGGCCCAGCCAAGGAATCGTACTTAAACCAGGACGCGTTGTTTAAGGCGATTGAAGACAGCGGGGCGGATGCCGTTCATCCGGGGTATGGGTTCCTGTCGGAAAATGCTGGGTTTGCTCGTGCGTTGGAAAATCGGGACGTTGCCTTTATTGGCCCGTCTCCTGATTGGCTCGAAAAAATGGGCGACAAAGTTGAATCTCGCAAACTCATGGCTGAATATGGGGTGCCCATGCTGGTGGCATCACCGCTATTGCCGGACGACGAAGCGGCCATCATAGCGGAAGGCGAACGCATTGGATTTCCTTTGTTGATCAAAGCAACAGGCGGTGGTGGTGGAATCGGCATGCAACCTGTGACAGAGCCCAAAAAGCTGGTGAAGGCAGTCGGGCGTGCACGGGCACTTGCGGAACGGACATTTTCCAACGATGGGGTGTATTTAGAAAAACTCCTCGAACGACCCCGTCATATTGAATTTCAAGTCGTTGCCGACAAACATGGCAACGCTTGCACCGTGTTCGAGAGAGACTGCTCCGTTCAGCGGCGCTATCAAAAGGTCATTGAGGAATCACCCGCCCCTGCGGTGGACGAGAAAAGCCTGAGCGCCTTGGCTGAAACCATATGCAAAGCTGTTCAAACCATGGGTTACGATAATATTGGTACCGTGGAAATGCTGCGCGGTGAAGATGGTAGTTTCACGTTCCTGGAAATGAATACCAGGCTACAGGTCGAACATGGCGTGACGGAAGAGGTCACGGATGTTGATCTGGTTGTTGCCCAAATTCGCTCCGCTGCCGGCGATAAACTATCTGATATTTTTGAGACTGAGCCTGAAAGCAAAGGCCATGCGGTCCAGGCGCGCGTGTACGCCGAAGACCCGATAAAGTTTTTCCCGTCGCCGGGCCACTTGGAAACCTTCCGCCCACCGGCAGGAGAAGGCATTCGCGTGGAAACTGGCTACGCGGAGGGCATGGATGTCACACCTTTTTATGATCCGATGATCGCCAAGGTTATCGCCAGGGCAGAGGATCGAAAGACAGCTATAACGCGGCTGCGAGATGCCTTGGCGGTGTTTTCTATTTCGGGTCCGAAAACAAATATTCCGTTTTTGCTGGAAGTTTTGGACAGCGAAGAATTTCAGTCTGGTCAGGTTCACACCGGATTGGCGATCGATCTACGAAGCTAA
- a CDS encoding acetyl-CoA carboxylase biotin carboxyl carrier protein subunit — protein sequence MADVDVKVEITGSVWKIVTKVGDQVEEDDEIMILESMKMEIPVLAPEDGTIKEILVAEEDSVEENQVVAILEA from the coding sequence ATGGCCGACGTCGACGTCAAAGTAGAAATCACCGGGTCCGTCTGGAAAATCGTCACCAAAGTCGGCGATCAAGTCGAAGAAGACGATGAAATCATGATCCTCGAATCCATGAAAATGGAAATTCCTGTGCTGGCACCTGAGGACGGAACGATCAAAGAAATTCTCGTTGCCGAAGAAGATTCCGTCGAAGAAAACCAAGTCGTTGCGATCCTAGAAGCCTAA
- a CDS encoding DUF2849 domain-containing protein has product MRILTANRLSDGAVVYYQGNKIWSHWIDSAFAFASVEEAERCLMDATESGIDVVGTYVIPVEQVTGRLHPLSMREKLRAQGPSIPSNFKAADNLQNAA; this is encoded by the coding sequence ATGCGGATATTAACGGCAAACAGACTTAGCGACGGGGCCGTGGTTTATTACCAAGGCAACAAAATTTGGTCTCATTGGATCGACAGCGCATTTGCGTTCGCGTCGGTTGAGGAGGCTGAGCGATGTCTGATGGACGCCACGGAGTCCGGTATTGATGTTGTCGGCACCTACGTCATCCCTGTGGAACAAGTAACGGGACGGCTCCATCCCCTGAGCATGCGAGAAAAATTGCGCGCTCAAGGACCAAGTATCCCTTCTAATTTTAAAGCCGCAGATAATCTTCAAAACGCGGCGTAA
- a CDS encoding nitrite/sulfite reductase, with protein MYRYDEFDQELVDARVQQFRGQVARRLTGETSEDEFRPLRLMNGLYLQLHAYMLRVAIPYGTFSAKQMRMMAHVARTYDRGYGHFTTRQNIQYNWPKLGDVPDLLADLASVEMHAIQTSGNCIRNTTSDQYAGVAADEIEDPRVYCELIRQWSTLHPELTFLPRKFKIAVTGASDDRAAVKFHDIGIMMHKNDAGDVGFEIMVGGGLGRSPYIAETVREFLPKEHLLSYLEAVLRVYNQLGRRDNKYKARIKILLAETGVEEFTRLVEEEWAQIKDGALTVPAEEVDRINAYFAPPAYENSEHNSELFEARKKTHPAFAMWADTNIAVHKHPSYAIVNLSLKPIGGVPGDITASQMDTVADLADTYSFGEIRATHEQNLVFADVKQDDLYDLWLKLDEIGLATANLGLVTDMITCPGLDYCALANARSIPVAQEISERFANLNEQHHIGDLKLKISGCINACGHHHAGAIGILGVDRKGEELYQITLGGHAGVDASIGKVIGPAFSAENIVGAVSDIVETYVEIRSGDERFIDTYRRVGSRPFKEKLYGTH; from the coding sequence ATGTACCGATATGATGAATTCGACCAGGAACTGGTCGATGCACGCGTTCAACAATTCCGGGGTCAGGTGGCCCGGCGGTTGACCGGCGAAACCTCTGAAGATGAATTCAGACCGCTCCGCCTCATGAACGGCCTCTATTTGCAATTGCACGCCTATATGCTGCGAGTTGCGATCCCGTATGGCACCTTTTCAGCCAAACAGATGCGGATGATGGCGCATGTGGCACGCACCTATGACCGGGGCTATGGCCACTTCACGACTCGCCAAAACATTCAATACAACTGGCCCAAGTTGGGCGACGTGCCGGACCTGTTGGCGGATTTAGCCTCTGTTGAAATGCACGCCATCCAAACCAGTGGCAATTGCATTCGCAACACCACGTCCGATCAATACGCCGGCGTCGCAGCGGATGAGATTGAGGACCCCCGGGTTTATTGCGAACTCATTCGCCAATGGTCCACCCTACACCCGGAACTCACCTTCCTGCCGCGCAAGTTCAAGATCGCCGTGACAGGGGCGAGCGATGACCGAGCCGCAGTAAAATTTCACGACATCGGCATTATGATGCACAAAAACGATGCGGGTGACGTAGGATTTGAGATCATGGTCGGCGGCGGCCTTGGCCGATCGCCTTATATCGCTGAAACCGTCCGCGAGTTTCTGCCCAAAGAACATCTTCTGAGTTATCTGGAAGCTGTTCTCAGAGTCTATAACCAACTTGGACGCCGGGACAACAAGTACAAAGCCCGGATCAAAATCTTGTTGGCGGAAACAGGCGTCGAAGAATTCACCCGCTTGGTGGAAGAAGAATGGGCTCAGATCAAGGATGGGGCGCTGACAGTGCCCGCAGAAGAAGTGGATCGGATCAACGCCTATTTCGCCCCCCCTGCCTACGAAAATTCGGAACATAATTCCGAATTGTTTGAAGCCAGAAAGAAGACTCACCCCGCGTTTGCCATGTGGGCGGATACCAATATCGCCGTTCATAAGCACCCGAGCTACGCCATCGTCAATCTGTCCTTAAAACCCATTGGCGGCGTGCCGGGTGATATCACGGCGAGCCAGATGGATACGGTCGCTGACTTGGCCGACACCTACAGCTTTGGCGAAATTCGCGCGACCCACGAACAGAACTTGGTGTTCGCCGACGTGAAGCAGGATGACCTTTATGACCTGTGGTTGAAACTTGATGAGATTGGCCTCGCCACGGCGAACCTTGGGTTGGTCACCGATATGATTACCTGCCCCGGGCTGGATTACTGCGCTTTGGCCAATGCCCGGTCTATTCCCGTCGCACAGGAAATCAGCGAGCGTTTTGCCAACCTGAATGAACAACATCACATCGGCGATTTGAAACTAAAAATTTCGGGCTGTATCAATGCCTGTGGCCATCACCATGCCGGTGCCATCGGGATTTTAGGCGTCGACCGTAAAGGTGAGGAACTTTATCAGATCACCCTTGGCGGCCATGCCGGTGTTGATGCCTCTATCGGCAAGGTCATCGGCCCTGCATTTTCGGCGGAAAATATCGTAGGTGCGGTCTCCGACATTGTTGAAACTTATGTCGAAATCCGTAGCGGCGACGAGCGGTTTATCGATACCTACCGACGAGTCGGTTCGCGTCCCTTCAAGGAGAAGCTTTATGGCACTCATTAA
- a CDS encoding DUF934 domain-containing protein — MALIKEKAVVEDTWVHVDDSEDLSDQDSVIVSLDRWRDEQKMLAKRNAPLGIRLQSDQPPSEISDDLSRFAVIALEFPAFTDGRAYSYARLLRERLGYTGEIRAVGNVLRDQLSLMQRCGFDAFEVNSAETASNWLEAFQEIDVVYQPTGDNQESVMSRRQQVHTGR, encoded by the coding sequence ATGGCACTCATTAAAGAAAAGGCCGTTGTCGAAGACACCTGGGTTCACGTTGATGACAGCGAAGACCTTAGCGACCAGGATTCTGTGATCGTCAGCCTTGATCGTTGGCGGGACGAGCAAAAAATGCTCGCTAAGCGGAACGCGCCCTTGGGCATCCGCCTCCAAAGTGATCAACCGCCTTCTGAAATTTCCGACGATCTCTCGCGTTTTGCCGTCATTGCCCTGGAATTTCCAGCCTTCACCGACGGTCGTGCGTATTCCTATGCGCGGTTGTTGCGGGAAAGGCTTGGCTATACCGGAGAAATTCGTGCTGTCGGCAATGTCCTTCGGGATCAATTGTCGCTTATGCAGCGCTGCGGATTCGATGCATTTGAAGTAAATAGCGCAGAAACAGCATCAAATTGGCTGGAAGCGTTTCAAGAAATCGATGTGGTCTATCAGCCGACAGGAGACAATCAAGAAAGTGTGATGTCTCGGCGGCAACAGGTGCACACAGGGCGTTAG
- the nadA gene encoding quinolinate synthase NadA, with the protein MTDTVVLPAADAVTEGQVDPYLDLEAEIKRLRQEKNAVILAHYYQDPEIQDIADFVGDSLDLSRKAASTDADVIIFCGVRFMAEVAKILNPSKLVLLPDAEAGCSLEDSCQPDEFRAFREKHPDHVAISYINCSADVKALSDIICTSSNAEAIIHSIPKDQPILFAPDKHLGAYLARKCGREITLWPGTCLVHDQFSERELVKLKTRHADAMVAAHPECPEAILKYADHVGSTKGILDYVINDPHDTFIVATEQHIIHQMEKGAPGKTFIAAPGADGTCNCANCPFMEMNTMEKLYLALLNEAPRVELPEDLRKKAQEPLNKMMKLSPPPVKQAQAAAE; encoded by the coding sequence ATGACCGATACGGTGGTTCTTCCAGCGGCTGATGCCGTGACGGAAGGCCAAGTTGACCCTTATCTGGACCTGGAAGCGGAGATTAAGCGTCTCCGCCAGGAAAAGAATGCGGTAATTTTGGCGCACTATTATCAGGATCCAGAAATTCAAGACATCGCCGACTTTGTGGGTGATTCGTTGGATTTGTCTCGCAAAGCTGCGAGCACAGATGCAGATGTCATTATTTTTTGCGGCGTCCGCTTTATGGCCGAGGTTGCCAAAATTCTCAATCCGTCCAAGCTTGTGCTGTTACCTGACGCCGAAGCCGGGTGTTCGCTGGAAGATTCCTGTCAGCCGGATGAGTTCCGCGCCTTCCGGGAAAAGCATCCTGACCACGTCGCCATTTCCTACATTAATTGCTCCGCCGACGTTAAAGCGCTGTCGGACATCATTTGCACCTCGTCCAATGCCGAAGCGATCATCCATTCCATACCCAAAGACCAGCCCATTTTATTCGCGCCGGACAAACACTTGGGTGCATACTTGGCCCGGAAATGCGGCCGAGAGATCACGCTTTGGCCCGGCACTTGCTTGGTTCATGATCAATTCTCCGAACGTGAATTGGTCAAACTAAAAACCCGCCACGCGGACGCTATGGTTGCTGCACACCCCGAATGCCCGGAAGCAATTCTCAAATACGCCGATCATGTGGGCTCGACCAAGGGAATTTTGGATTACGTCATCAATGATCCCCACGACACTTTCATCGTCGCGACCGAACAGCACATCATTCACCAGATGGAAAAGGGTGCGCCGGGTAAAACCTTTATCGCCGCCCCTGGTGCCGATGGCACGTGTAATTGCGCCAACTGCCCATTCATGGAAATGAATACCATGGAGAAGCTTTATCTGGCCCTGCTGAACGAAGCACCGCGGGTTGAATTGCCTGAAGACCTGCGCAAGAAGGCGCAAGAGCCCTTGAACAAAATGATGAAGCTTTCCCCGCCCCCCGTAAAGCAGGCCCAGGCCGCAGCGGAATAA
- the nadC gene encoding carboxylating nicotinate-nucleotide diphosphorylase, with product MILDSEVIEHAIDEAIREDVGRGDLTSIALIPEDAQYSGTVRARQDMVVAGLGIAERVFEKLAPTANVKILLEDGVQVKPGADLAKINGPARDLLTAERTALNFLQHLSGIATLTRTYVDEITGTGAVLLDTRKTIPGLRLLAKYATSMGGAKNHRLRLDDGVLIKDNHLSVAGGVAEAVTRARKAGLTDIEVECDTLDQVRQSIEAGADSVLLDNMPPPVLVEAVAIVAGRIKTEASGGVTLKTIRAIAETGVNYISVGRITQSAPAIDIGLDWDSE from the coding sequence ATGATCCTAGACTCTGAGGTCATCGAACACGCCATCGACGAGGCCATTCGCGAAGACGTTGGGCGCGGAGACCTAACTTCAATCGCCCTAATCCCAGAAGACGCCCAATACTCGGGTACGGTTCGCGCGCGCCAGGATATGGTAGTTGCCGGGCTAGGCATCGCCGAGCGAGTGTTTGAAAAGCTGGCACCGACGGCAAACGTCAAAATTCTGCTGGAAGATGGCGTACAAGTTAAGCCGGGTGCCGACCTCGCTAAAATCAACGGACCGGCGCGGGACCTTTTAACGGCAGAACGCACCGCGCTTAATTTTTTACAGCATCTTTCCGGTATCGCCACCCTGACCCGCACCTACGTGGATGAGATCACCGGCACGGGGGCTGTCTTGTTGGATACGCGGAAGACCATCCCGGGATTACGCCTTCTCGCCAAATACGCGACGTCTATGGGCGGTGCAAAAAACCACCGTCTGCGTTTGGATGATGGGGTGTTGATCAAGGATAATCATTTGAGCGTCGCCGGGGGCGTGGCTGAAGCCGTCACCCGTGCGCGGAAAGCCGGGCTTACGGATATCGAAGTCGAATGCGATACTCTCGATCAAGTGCGCCAATCGATTGAGGCCGGTGCAGATTCGGTGCTGCTCGACAACATGCCGCCGCCTGTTTTGGTCGAGGCCGTAGCTATTGTGGCGGGACGCATCAAGACCGAGGCTTCAGGCGGTGTGACCCTAAAAACCATCCGAGCCATTGCCGAAACGGGTGTCAATTATATTTCGGTCGGACGCATCACCCAATCCGCCCCAGCCATTGATATCGGGCTGGATTGGGACTCGGAGTAA
- the bioF gene encoding 8-amino-7-oxononanoate synthase: MSRLDDQLENFLETLKGKGVLRDLKPGNPDGAAHVWRDGQKLINFSSNNYLGLTQHPKLIERAVAWTEKWGTGSGASRLVTGTFEAHTMVEEKLAGLKGTESALIFNSGFQANGAVLPALFDKEMLGRDAIVFTDRLIHASLHQGCRAAGVHEIRFRHNDLPHLESLLEKYDQDGGRKFILTESVFSMDGDRADLEGLCDLADKFDAFLYVDEAHATGVLGPQGMGLSGDVLGRVDLVMGTFSKALGSFGGYVACSERLKDYLINRAGGFIYSTSLPPGVLGAMDAALDLVPEMDAERSKLHRHAGRLRDALSAHGLDTCNSSTQIVPAVLGGVAETLNAASILEDAGILGIAIRPPTVAKDTARIRFALSAEHRDEDVEKLLAMIPNIAALKKRGAA; encoded by the coding sequence ATGTCCCGTCTGGACGATCAGTTGGAAAACTTTTTGGAAACCCTGAAGGGCAAAGGCGTCCTGCGCGATCTAAAACCCGGCAATCCAGATGGCGCTGCCCATGTTTGGCGAGACGGTCAAAAGCTAATAAATTTTTCTTCGAACAATTATTTAGGCCTCACCCAACATCCAAAGCTGATCGAACGCGCTGTTGCCTGGACAGAAAAGTGGGGCACGGGATCGGGTGCCTCTCGATTGGTCACTGGCACGTTTGAAGCCCACACGATGGTTGAAGAAAAGCTGGCGGGATTAAAAGGCACCGAAAGCGCGTTGATATTTAATTCAGGATTCCAGGCCAATGGCGCTGTCCTGCCCGCTTTGTTTGATAAAGAGATGCTGGGCCGCGACGCCATCGTCTTCACCGACCGCCTGATCCATGCATCCCTGCACCAAGGATGTCGCGCAGCAGGGGTTCATGAAATTCGGTTTCGGCATAATGATCTGCCGCATCTGGAAAGCCTGCTTGAAAAATACGATCAAGACGGCGGACGAAAATTTATCCTCACCGAGTCGGTTTTCAGCATGGATGGCGATCGCGCGGACCTCGAAGGGCTCTGTGATCTCGCTGACAAATTCGATGCGTTCCTCTACGTCGATGAAGCCCATGCGACGGGAGTGTTGGGGCCGCAAGGCATGGGGCTGTCGGGCGATGTGCTTGGGCGCGTTGATCTGGTGATGGGAACGTTTAGCAAAGCGCTCGGAAGTTTCGGCGGCTACGTCGCCTGTTCAGAGCGCTTAAAAGACTATCTGATCAACCGTGCCGGTGGGTTCATCTATTCGACGTCGTTGCCGCCAGGTGTGCTGGGGGCCATGGACGCAGCGCTTGATCTGGTGCCAGAGATGGACGCGGAAAGGTCCAAACTGCATCGCCATGCCGGGCGACTGAGAGACGCCCTCAGCGCCCACGGCCTCGACACCTGTAATTCATCGACACAAATTGTCCCGGCCGTGCTGGGAGGCGTGGCGGAAACTTTGAATGCTGCGAGCATCTTGGAAGATGCCGGCATCCTGGGCATTGCCATTCGCCCCCCGACCGTCGCCAAAGACACAGCGCGTATTCGTTTTGCCCTTTCCGCTGAGCACCGCGACGAAGATGTTGAGAAGTTATTGGCGATGATTCCCAACATCGCGGCCCTAAAAAAAAGAGGTGCCGCATGA
- the bioD gene encoding dethiobiotin synthase produces the protein MTKRGIFVTGTDTDIGKTIASACLVRALDADYWKPVQSGLTEGRDCDTISELTGLEESRIHPSTYELQAPLSPHEAARLEGLRLDMNQFKLPTTDNNLVVEGAGGVLVPINEGALMIDLIDQLDLPVVVVARSGLGTINHTLLTLEALRARNLELLGVIVSGPANSANIEAIRTYGKIKILLELEPISPLDSAGIDIAAKNLESEFS, from the coding sequence ATGACAAAACGTGGAATTTTTGTAACCGGAACAGATACCGACATCGGCAAGACAATTGCCTCTGCTTGTTTGGTCCGAGCCCTTGATGCCGATTACTGGAAGCCTGTGCAGTCTGGTTTAACAGAAGGACGCGATTGCGATACGATTTCTGAGCTAACAGGCCTGGAGGAAAGCCGCATTCATCCCTCCACCTATGAGCTACAAGCCCCCTTATCACCACACGAAGCAGCACGCTTGGAAGGCCTGCGTTTGGACATGAACCAGTTCAAGCTTCCCACTACCGATAATAATCTGGTCGTGGAAGGTGCTGGCGGCGTGCTCGTGCCGATCAACGAAGGGGCGTTGATGATTGATCTGATCGACCAACTTGATCTGCCGGTAGTCGTGGTAGCGCGGAGTGGGCTTGGGACCATCAATCATACCCTTCTAACTTTGGAAGCACTTCGAGCCCGAAACTTAGAATTATTAGGTGTGATCGTCAGTGGTCCCGCCAACTCTGCCAATATCGAAGCCATTCGAACTTACGGCAAAATAAAAATCCTGCTTGAATTGGAACCCATTTCGCCGCTTGATTCAGCTGGAATAGATATAGCCGCCAAAAATTTAGAAAGTGAATTCTCTTGA